The Candidatus Leptovillus gracilis sequence CCCCACGCGCACGTTGCCGCCCAACGTCAGCGCCGCCGCCACCAGCGCCCACTGCTTCGCGCCAATGCCAATCACCTGCCAGAACGAATTGTCCGGCAGCTGCTCCACCTGATGCAGCAAATTCTTCGTGCTGGCGGGGATGCCACCCAGCACGCCCATCACCAGGCTGAACTGATACGGCGGCTGCAAGACCCCCATGTCAATCAACGGCCGTGCATTGTTGATGTGGCCCGTATCAAAACATTCCATCTCCGGCCGTGTGCCCGCCTCGTTCATCGCCTCCAGAAAATATTGGATGTCCTTAAACGGATTGGCAAAAACATGGTCATGATAAAACACCTTCGCTTTACGCGAGTAAATGGCGTAATTCATCGAACCCATGTTCAGGGCAGCCATGTCTGGCTTCAGGGCGCGCACCTGGTGGACGCGCGTCTCCCGCTCCAGGCCGATGGCCCCGGTGGAATAGTTGATGATAACGTCGGGGCACTGCGCCTTAACCGCTTCGTCAATGCGGGCATACGTCTCCACGTCATACGCCGGCATCCCATTGTCCTGTCGGGCGTGGATGTGGACGATGCTCGCGCCCGCCTCGACACAGCGGCGGGCTTCAGCGGCGATTTCGTCAGGCGTGTATGGGATGTATGGCGACTGCTGCCGGGTGGCTAAAACGCCGGTAAGGGCGGCGGTGATGATTACTTTATCGGTCATGGGCTACCTCCCTGGGGAATTATGAATTATGGATGGTGAATGAGCTACATTTCTATTATTTCACGTTTTGGTGGCGCTGGCTATGATTGCGATGCGGCCTGTTTATAAGATTTTGGGGTGGAACGGCCGTTGCTTTTTACTGTCGTGTATAATAGCCGATGATATGCCAAGACAAGGCAGGAGATGGGATGAATACTTTAGTGGCTGAACTACAAGTAAAAGCCTCCAATGTGTCAATCAGCGAAGATTTTTTGACGGTTGATTTGGTGGACGGCCGTTCCCTTTCCATTCCTCTCATCTGGTATCCGCGTTTGTGGCACGGCACGGCTCAAGAACGGCAAAACTGGGAATGGATCGGTGATGGGGTCGGCATTCATTGGCCGCTTCTGGATGAGGACATCAGCATTGAAGGGCTGCTTTTGGGGCGGCGTTCTGGGGAAAGCCAGCGGTCTTTACAGCGCTGGTTAGATAAGCTTGTTAAAAGACCCGCTGGCTATTATTATTGCTTTTTTTGGTTAATAGATAAGCGGTAAGTTACATCCATGCCTAAAACAACCCAGGTCATTCATTGGCGCGCCCGGCGGCAGCGGCGGCGGCAGCGCAGCGGGCAGGCTGTCTTGAAGACAGCCGGTTTGCTGCTGTTGGTTGGTTTGTTGGTGATGATGTTTGGTTTGGTGGGTACGGTGGGGGCGGCAACGGCCGTCTACGCTTACTTCACCCAAGACCTGCCCGACTTCACCCAACTGGAAGCCCTGGGCCAAACCCAAAGCGACACCTTCGAGACCAGCAAAATCTACGCCTGGGGC is a genomic window containing:
- a CDS encoding 3-keto-5-aminohexanoate cleavage protein codes for the protein MTDKVIITAALTGVLATRQQSPYIPYTPDEIAAEARRCVEAGASIVHIHARQDNGMPAYDVETYARIDEAVKAQCPDVIINYSTGAIGLERETRVHQVRALKPDMAALNMGSMNYAIYSRKAKVFYHDHVFANPFKDIQYFLEAMNEAGTRPEMECFDTGHINNARPLIDMGVLQPPYQFSLVMGVLGGIPASTKNLLHQVEQLPDNSFWQVIGIGAKQWALVAAALTLGGNVRVGLEDNLYLPNGELAKSSAEGVETAVTLAHLTGVPIATIAEARATLQLPVKAG
- a CDS encoding DUF2442 domain-containing protein, translated to MNTLVAELQVKASNVSISEDFLTVDLVDGRSLSIPLIWYPRLWHGTAQERQNWEWIGDGVGIHWPLLDEDISIEGLLLGRRSGESQRSLQRWLDKLVKRPAGYYYCFFWLIDKR